The Orcinus orca chromosome 4, mOrcOrc1.1, whole genome shotgun sequence genome includes a region encoding these proteins:
- the LOC101277391 gene encoding growth-regulated alpha protein-like, producing MARAATPAAARLLRAALLLLVLVAAGRRAAGAPVVTELRCWCLQTVQGIHFKNIQSVKVTPPGPHCGQTEVVATLKAGQEVCLNPEAPMVKKIINKMLNKGSTN from the exons ATGGCCCGCGCCGCGACCCCCGCCGCCGCCCGGCTCCTCCGCGCCGCGCTACTGCTCCTGGTCCTGGTGGCCGCCGGCCGGCGCGCAGCAG GGGCGCCTGTGGTCACCGAACTGCGCTGCTGGTGCCTGCAGACCGTGCAGGGGATTCACTTCAAGAACATCCAGAGCGTGAAGGTGACGCCCCCGGGACCCCACTGCGGCCAAACGGAAGTCGT AGCCACTCTCAAGGCTGGTCAGGAAGTTTGCCTCAACCCTGAAGCTCCCATGGttaaaaaaatcatcaacaagATGCTAAACAA GGGCAGCACCAACTGA